The Streptomyces camelliae genome window below encodes:
- the kynU gene encoding kynureninase, translated as MSELALEAEKFDAADELAPLRDRFVLDGVVYLDGNSLGALPAVVPDRVADVVRRQWGELRIRSWDESGWWTAPERIGDRIAPLVGAAPGQIVVGDSTSVNVFKALVAAVRMADEAGEGRSEILVDATTFPTDGYLASSAARLTGHTLCAVTPAEVPAALSERTAAVLLNHVDYRTGRLHDLPGLTAAIHAAGALAVWDLCHSAGALPVGLDEHGVDLAVGCTYKYLNGGPGSPAYLYVRQELQSRFDSPLPGWNSHTDPFGMSPSYAPAPGALRGRVGTPDILSMLALEAALEVWDGVSVAAVRAKSLALTDFFLRCVRAYTEPGRVESVTPERHEERGSQVALRCPDAGAVMKRLISRGVVGDFRHPDVLRFGFTPLYVGFAETERAARILAEELA; from the coding sequence ATGTCTGAACTGGCCCTGGAAGCAGAGAAGTTCGACGCCGCGGACGAACTGGCGCCGCTCCGGGACCGCTTCGTCCTCGACGGCGTTGTGTACCTGGACGGGAACTCGCTCGGCGCGCTCCCGGCGGTTGTGCCCGACCGGGTCGCGGACGTGGTCCGGCGCCAGTGGGGCGAGCTGCGCATCCGCTCCTGGGACGAGAGCGGCTGGTGGACCGCGCCCGAGCGGATCGGTGACCGGATCGCCCCGCTGGTCGGGGCGGCGCCCGGCCAGATCGTCGTGGGTGACTCCACAAGTGTCAACGTGTTCAAGGCACTTGTGGCCGCGGTTCGGATGGCGGACGAGGCCGGTGAGGGCCGGAGCGAGATCCTCGTCGACGCGACGACCTTCCCCACGGACGGCTACCTGGCCTCCTCGGCGGCCCGCCTGACCGGCCACACCCTGTGCGCGGTGACCCCGGCGGAGGTGCCGGCGGCCCTGAGCGAGCGTACGGCGGCGGTCCTGCTGAACCACGTCGACTACCGCACCGGCCGCCTGCACGACCTGCCGGGGCTGACCGCGGCGATCCACGCGGCGGGCGCCCTCGCCGTCTGGGACCTGTGCCACAGCGCGGGCGCGCTGCCGGTGGGCCTGGACGAGCACGGGGTCGACCTGGCGGTCGGCTGCACCTACAAGTACCTGAACGGCGGCCCGGGTTCACCGGCGTACCTCTACGTCCGCCAGGAGCTGCAGTCCCGCTTCGACTCCCCGCTGCCCGGCTGGAACTCCCACACCGACCCGTTCGGCATGAGCCCGTCGTACGCCCCGGCGCCGGGCGCGCTGCGCGGCCGGGTGGGCACGCCGGACATCCTGTCCATGCTGGCCCTGGAGGCGGCCCTGGAGGTCTGGGACGGCGTCTCGGTCGCGGCCGTCCGCGCGAAGTCCCTCGCCCTGACGGACTTCTTCCTGCGCTGCGTGCGGGCGTACACCGAGCCGGGCCGCGTGGAGTCGGTGACGCCCGAGCGGCACGAGGAGCGCGGCAGCCAGGTCGCCCTGCGCTGTCCGGACGCCGGTGCGGTGATGAAGCGGCTGATCAGCAGGGGTGTCGTGGGTGACTTCCGGCACCCGGACGTCCTGCGCTTCGGCTTCACCCCGCTGTACGTCGGCTTCGCGGAGACGGAGCGGGCGGCGCGGATCCTGGCGGAGGAGCTGGCGTAG
- a CDS encoding tryptophan 2,3-dioxygenase family protein, whose protein sequence is MSQQAHLSIETQEPETPHLDFAGTTPYEDYVKADVLTHLQHTLSDDPGEMVFLVTTQVMELWFTVIVHEWETAANALRSDDVPTAIAALKRSVRELEALNASWTPLAQLTPAQFNSYRSALGEGSGFQSAMYRRMEFLLGEKSASMLVPHRGAPRVHAELAKALHEPSLYDEVLRFLARHGHAVPASVVHRDVSQRYEPSDQVEQAWAAIYSGDPDAEPARLGEALTDVAELVWRWRNDHLVATRRAMGAKPGTGGSAGVAWLEKRARKNVFPELWTARSHV, encoded by the coding sequence ATGTCCCAACAGGCTCATCTGTCGATCGAGACTCAGGAGCCCGAGACCCCGCATCTCGACTTCGCCGGCACCACGCCGTACGAGGACTACGTCAAGGCCGACGTGCTCACCCACCTCCAGCACACCCTCTCCGACGATCCCGGAGAGATGGTCTTCCTGGTCACGACCCAGGTGATGGAGCTGTGGTTCACGGTGATCGTGCACGAGTGGGAGACGGCGGCGAACGCCCTCCGCTCGGACGACGTACCGACCGCGATCGCCGCGCTGAAGCGTTCCGTACGGGAGCTGGAGGCCCTCAACGCCTCCTGGACCCCGCTCGCCCAGCTCACCCCCGCGCAGTTCAACTCCTACCGCTCCGCCCTCGGCGAGGGCTCCGGCTTCCAGTCGGCCATGTACCGGCGCATGGAGTTCCTGCTCGGCGAGAAGTCCGCGTCCATGCTCGTACCGCACCGCGGCGCCCCCCGCGTTCACGCGGAACTGGCGAAGGCGCTGCACGAGCCGAGCCTGTACGACGAGGTGCTCCGCTTCCTGGCCCGCCACGGCCACGCCGTCCCCGCGTCCGTCGTCCACCGGGACGTCTCCCAGCGCTACGAGCCCTCCGACCAGGTCGAACAGGCCTGGGCGGCGATCTACTCCGGCGACCCGGACGCCGAGCCGGCCCGCCTGGGCGAGGCGTTGACCGACGTCGCCGAACTGGTGTGGCGCTGGCGCAACGACCACCTGGTCGCCACCCGCCGCGCCATGGGCGCCAAGCCCGGCACGGGCGGCTCGGCCGGTGTGGCCTGGCTGGAGAAGCGGGCCCGCAAGAACGTGTTCCCCGAGCTGTGGACGGCGAGGTCCCATGTCTGA
- a CDS encoding alpha/beta hydrolase produces the protein MPDDAAAARAAAEEESAFSHSPVDPDVSSAYGDHPDQVIDFYAPRSDQDVSAPLVVVLHGGAWRARYDRRHITPFADYLARRGFAVANVEYRRGGEPSSSLIPEQNTGETVPPAGRWPETFDDVAAALDALPDLVRTALPQADPRRMVLTGHSAGGHLALWAAARHCLPADAPWRTAGPAPLRGVVALAPIADFEVAEKLDVCGNASLQLLGGHDTFAGRRPYADPVLLLPTGIATTLVQGRTDLVVPHAVAESYADAAAKAGEVVGLTLLEDVGHFPLIDPAADACAVVAEEIAQLAW, from the coding sequence ATGCCGGACGACGCCGCAGCTGCCCGCGCCGCCGCCGAAGAGGAGTCGGCCTTCTCGCACTCCCCGGTCGACCCCGACGTCAGCTCCGCCTACGGCGACCACCCCGACCAGGTGATCGACTTCTACGCACCGCGGTCCGACCAGGACGTCTCCGCTCCGCTGGTGGTGGTCCTGCACGGGGGCGCGTGGCGGGCCCGGTACGACCGGCGGCACATCACGCCGTTCGCGGACTACCTGGCCCGTAGGGGTTTCGCGGTGGCCAACGTGGAGTACCGGCGCGGCGGTGAGCCCTCGTCGTCCCTGATCCCCGAGCAGAACACGGGCGAGACCGTCCCTCCGGCCGGCCGCTGGCCGGAGACCTTCGACGACGTGGCGGCCGCCCTGGACGCCCTGCCGGATCTCGTGCGTACGGCGCTGCCGCAGGCGGACCCGCGCCGCATGGTGCTGACGGGCCACTCGGCGGGCGGCCACCTGGCGCTGTGGGCGGCGGCCCGGCACTGCCTCCCGGCGGACGCCCCGTGGCGCACGGCGGGCCCGGCACCCCTGCGGGGCGTCGTCGCCCTGGCCCCCATCGCGGACTTCGAGGTGGCGGAGAAACTGGACGTCTGCGGCAACGCGAGCCTGCAACTCCTGGGCGGCCACGACACCTTCGCCGGCCGCCGCCCGTACGCCGACCCCGTCCTCCTGCTCCCGACGGGCATCGCGACGACGCTGGTCCAGGGCCGTACGGACCTGGTCGTACCGCACGCGGTGGCCGAGTCGTACGCGGACGCGGCGGCGAAGGCGGGTGAGGTGGTGGGCCTTACCCTGCTGGAGGACGTGGGCCACTTCCCCCTGATCGACCCGGCCGCGGACGCGTGCGCGGTGGTGGCGGAGGAGATCGCCCAACTGGCCTGGTGA
- a CDS encoding alpha/beta hydrolase: MRVGKRSGRARGCLRALFAALLVTAIAAPLSAATTHPGIPAPRPARLPALTAATLHSTYAANRADAARAARMAAAHGDSHRAAADRALAAPARTLLTFDGRGAGQATEVLGDLSHAGHIAVLVPGSDTSLDTYARFHKAAAALYADLTHRAPHGTRVAVIAWLGYTTPATVSTTVTTTTRADEAAPHLRAFVRDLRAATEPGAHLSLLCHSYGSVVCGRAAPGLDADDIALVGSPGTGADSAAGLHTRARVWAARGSDDWVAHVPHVRVGLFGTTLGFGTDPVSPAFGARVFDAAGAQHSGYFTPGSASLANLARITLGETSEVTRV, encoded by the coding sequence GTGCGGGTCGGCAAACGAAGCGGCCGGGCCCGCGGATGCCTTCGCGCGTTGTTCGCCGCCCTGCTCGTCACCGCCATCGCGGCCCCCCTCTCCGCCGCCACCACGCATCCCGGGATACCGGCCCCCCGGCCCGCCCGTCTCCCCGCACTCACGGCGGCCACCCTCCACTCCACCTACGCGGCGAACCGAGCCGACGCGGCCCGCGCCGCCCGGATGGCCGCGGCCCACGGGGACAGCCACCGTGCCGCCGCCGACCGCGCGCTCGCCGCCCCGGCCCGCACGCTCCTCACCTTCGACGGCCGGGGTGCCGGCCAGGCCACGGAGGTGCTCGGCGACCTGTCGCACGCCGGCCACATCGCCGTACTGGTCCCCGGTTCGGACACCTCGCTGGACACCTACGCCCGCTTCCACAAGGCCGCCGCAGCCCTGTACGCGGACCTCACCCATCGCGCCCCCCACGGCACCCGCGTCGCCGTCATCGCCTGGCTCGGCTACACGACCCCGGCCACGGTCAGCACCACGGTCACCACGACCACCCGAGCCGACGAAGCCGCCCCCCACCTGCGTGCCTTCGTACGAGACCTGCGCGCGGCGACCGAGCCGGGCGCACACCTCTCCCTGCTCTGCCACTCCTACGGCTCGGTCGTCTGCGGCCGGGCCGCCCCCGGCCTGGACGCCGACGACATCGCCCTGGTCGGCAGCCCCGGCACCGGCGCGGACTCCGCCGCCGGCCTGCACACCCGCGCCCGCGTCTGGGCCGCCCGCGGCAGCGACGACTGGGTGGCGCACGTCCCGCACGTCCGCGTCGGTCTCTTCGGCACCACCCTCGGCTTCGGCACCGACCCGGTCTCCCCCGCCTTCGGCGCCCGGGTCTTCGACGCGGCCGGCGCCCAGCACAGCGGCTACTTCACCCCGGGCTCGGCCTCCCTCGCCAACCTGGCCCGGATCACCCTCGGCGAGACCTCGGAGGTGACCCGTGTCTGA
- a CDS encoding DUF3151 domain-containing protein produces the protein MTIHQNLLGGPPPTHLPDDPEPREALANGTAPADVAAKYPTSSLAWAQLADDAFEAGRVVESYAYARTGYHRGLDALRRNGWKGHGPVPWEHEPNRGFLRALHALARAAQAIGEQEEYERCSQFLKDSSPTAAQTLG, from the coding sequence ATGACGATTCACCAGAACCTCCTCGGCGGCCCGCCCCCGACCCACCTCCCCGACGACCCGGAGCCCCGCGAAGCCCTCGCGAACGGCACCGCCCCCGCGGACGTCGCCGCCAAGTACCCCACCTCCTCCCTCGCCTGGGCCCAGCTGGCCGACGACGCGTTCGAGGCCGGCCGGGTCGTGGAGTCGTACGCCTACGCCCGTACGGGCTACCACCGCGGCCTGGACGCCCTTCGCCGCAATGGCTGGAAGGGCCACGGCCCGGTGCCGTGGGAGCACGAGCCGAACCGCGGCTTCCTGCGCGCCCTGCACGCCCTCGCCCGCGCCGCGCAGGCGATCGGCGAGCAGGAGGAGTACGAGCGCTGCTCGCAGTTCCTGAAGGACTCCTCCCCGACGGCCGCCCAGACCCTGGGCTGA
- a CDS encoding acyltransferase family protein, whose protein sequence is MRRTAHQVDSVTPADRDRAVDALRAFAILGVVLGHWLVTALVAKDGGLHTTSPLQHMPWLAPISWLFQTLAVFFLVGGHVATRSLASARARGEGYGAWLRARLARLLRPVAALLCLWAVAALALLITGTPPATIEALLKLALSPLWFLLVFAGLTAATPLLTRLNPLWPLAVVLHVDLLRFGLHLGPSWLAWLNLPAGWLVPYTLGAAWTRGELDGRRAAWVLLLGGTAATALLIGCGGYPASMVGVPGAKISNLDPPTLAAVAFGLAQCGLALLLRDRLRRAMARPLLWSAVALVNLSAMTIYLWHQTAMMATTATGLTAGRLPGLHTAPDSLDWVAYRLAWLPVFTLVLALCRAAFRHHEQGPRRPRHRTSHVVRRHLPPAKSPHHA, encoded by the coding sequence CTGCGCCGTACCGCGCACCAGGTCGACTCCGTCACCCCTGCCGACCGGGACCGAGCGGTCGACGCCCTGCGGGCCTTCGCGATCCTCGGTGTCGTCCTCGGCCACTGGCTGGTGACCGCGCTGGTCGCCAAGGACGGCGGCCTGCACACCACCAGCCCGCTCCAGCACATGCCCTGGCTGGCCCCGATCTCCTGGCTGTTCCAGACCCTGGCCGTGTTCTTCCTGGTCGGCGGCCATGTGGCGACCCGCAGCCTCGCCTCGGCCCGCGCGCGAGGCGAGGGCTACGGCGCCTGGCTGCGGGCGCGGCTGGCCCGCCTGCTCCGCCCGGTGGCCGCGCTGCTGTGCCTGTGGGCGGTCGCCGCCCTGGCCCTCCTGATCACCGGCACCCCGCCGGCCACGATCGAGGCCCTGCTCAAGCTGGCCCTGTCCCCGCTGTGGTTCCTGCTGGTCTTCGCCGGCCTGACCGCCGCCACCCCGCTGCTCACCCGCCTCAACCCCCTGTGGCCGCTGGCCGTCGTCCTGCATGTCGACCTGCTCCGCTTCGGCCTCCACCTCGGCCCCTCCTGGCTGGCCTGGCTGAACCTCCCGGCGGGCTGGCTCGTGCCGTACACCCTGGGCGCGGCCTGGACCCGGGGTGAACTGGACGGCCGGCGCGCGGCCTGGGTCCTCCTCCTCGGCGGTACGGCGGCCACGGCGCTGCTCATCGGCTGCGGGGGCTACCCGGCGTCGATGGTCGGCGTCCCCGGCGCGAAGATCTCCAACCTCGACCCGCCGACCCTCGCGGCCGTCGCCTTCGGCCTGGCCCAGTGCGGTCTGGCCCTGCTCCTGCGCGACCGGCTGCGCCGCGCGATGGCCCGCCCGCTGCTGTGGTCGGCGGTGGCCCTCGTCAACCTCTCCGCGATGACCATCTACCTCTGGCACCAGACGGCCATGATGGCCACGACGGCGACCGGTCTGACAGCCGGCCGGCTGCCCGGTCTGCACACCGCACCCGACTCACTGGACTGGGTGGCGTACCGCCTCGCCTGGCTGCCCGTCTTCACCCTCGTCCTGGCCCTGTGCCGGGCGGCCTTCCGCCACCACGAACAGGGCCCCCGCCGTCCCCGTCACCGCACGTCGCACGTGGTCCGCCGCCACCTGCCCCCAGCAAAGTCCCCGCACCATGCCTAA